The stretch of DNA ttatttgtttattctttcagaacttcgtttgaaatttttaacgtcaatgtgacaattacgacaattcgtacctactgtgaaatgaatatagaggtggaaacgtgtaacatgtcacagcgattgccattgtatggtcaataaaacaatgtcgttatctgtactctgacgtttattttttaaaataaattagagGTTGATTAATTTTTGTAGCTGCTTAATTTTTTAGTCTCTGGTGTTATTTACTTAGATAATTGTACCTATATTTAGTTTTTGTCCTGTACAATGGATTTCCAAATAGATATGGGTATCATTTTTGATTTTTGTGGACCTGAACCCATAGCATTCAGTAAGAGAGTTAACGCGTCCCATAAATTTAtcaattatattattattgtttgCTTCTCTCTGTTTGATTTTACCGTGCTATAATATTTTATGTTCAGAGATAAAGTCTAGTAAGTAATTTAACTGTTCAGCAGATATTTTTTTTTGGTGTTCCGCTTGCCATTTTGTATTCTTCTGTTAAATTTTTCAAACATAACCAAAACCACTTCTtcctattattattattctttttttgggCTATGTCCTTGATAATTTACCCAGTTTACTTCGAGGGTAGACACTTTTTGTCTTGCTTCAGCAATCAGCGTCTACTTACACTTATATTCATTCTTTGTTTGTTTTGGGTTATTCTACATGTATACTTgtattggtattttttttttgtatcctTCTCATGCTAAAATTTTAGTAAGATAATACAATAAAGGTATAAACTTTTCTTGCTCGGGGGTAGCCTTCAAGCTTTGCACACACCACAAATGCTACCGATGGATAAAGTAGAAGCACCCAGAACTGAAAGAAGGAAGatcatagtttataatttaatattgaaGGTATAAATAATGTTACATAAGAtgtttattgtattttcattaatatttgtaaggattgtacaaatatttataaaagtaGGAAGTTTAGTTTTAGCTAATTCGACATACAAGTCGAAATGTAGGTTTGATTTAAGCGACATTGTAATTAAATATGGTTTAAGCCTCCCACTTGGCTACAATCGCAATAAGGATCATCTTTGACTCCAATTCTAATTAGATGAACAGGGGATGAGCAATGACCTGTTCTCATACAGATGATCGTGGTTTAGTGTCTCCTACTGATATATGAGATTTTATTGAACCACGGTAGAGTGTGGATTCGCTTATTAATTTTGAGATAGAATGAATTACTTGTGCCACATCCTTCACACCATCCAGCTGCCCAGTTGGACCAAATCTCATTTTTTAAGTAGAGTGTAAAGTTTGGAAAATGTAATTTGATTTTCATGGGAATATTCAGGGAACGAGCTATATTAGCAATTTGGCCAGCCTTGTAGTTTCCAGTAATACCAAACTGTCCTGGATTCCATACTAGTAAGATTTTGATATTATATACGAGTATGTTCTGTGTCTTTAGAAAACCCTGTTTATGATTTTTTGTAGTGTACTTTTGGAGTTAAAAACGATAATGGCTTGTGTGACTTTTTGTTCCAGTATAATTTGACTGATCGCGGTCACCTCTGCTGTACATATTTGGGTATTGTGCTGCTGTACATATTGGGTAGTTTAGATGAAAATGAATAGTTTATATCTGGGGAAAAATCTCCAAATCACGAATTTCCAATACATATTAAATTTCGTGAACGTTCCTACAATTAGAATTattaagagactttattatttgagagacctcttcttccacaaaAGGTACGAAAAAAATgaacttgctcggagaaggataatttctataattgaagaggacatcgacattaatagtgggaagagatgtaattatattctctgcaattgtagtaaaaaattgacttatttcgtctggaggtagatcaggttgtaccgaactggatcgtgtattgtttatttcgaaatttactatttccCCCAGCAATCTGTAGGTTTATTATtgaaattagtaataaaatcaaaGTAAGTTGACTTTTTAGCAttttgtaattgccgattatattaaattttttgtcgtttatatactttgaaaaaATCTGGATcattagtggcatctgcaatatGCTTCTTGCACGAGAAATATTAGATCTGTAAGatcttaattcattattaaaccattgtttaATGGGTGTTTTtcagcagtttgtcgtactttttttagtgaaaaatgcttttttataaaattgttataACTTTTGGTAAGAAAGACtgaaaaaatcaggatcattattaatatcatagaaaaagtccatcttTGTAATAACTAGCGCACGTTTgggcttctgtaaaccagaagaagtaataagtCGTTGACatgtttgattagtgtcaacaactttatgctcagagtcaataaataaaaattaagctcGATGGTCAAAAAACAAGGTTCAAGTCTGTAGATATTTTCAGgaaaatttgtcataatgttgtcgatgcaactactggactgggatgtgattctagtataatcgtttatagttacttttagaccaaaagatgttaatagattttgaatatcaaaagaacggtcagattcaattttaaaatttatattaaaattaccaagcACGAccagtttgtctgctttactaagcaagaacgttatgacattctcaaaattcacgaaaaacaagtcaaagtcacccttacccgatctgtataaagttaaaatattggtttttattgaaggtacataaattgcacaaaactctgaactttgctctacattatattcatttagattaagagaagaatgcataagattttcttttacataaattgcaactccaccttgtttcttttttaccctacaaaagaaattagttaatgaaaattagaATATATAGTGGAAATGAGAAGGTGCGAAAGAACTAAGTTGATTATACACATTGCTACTAAAGAAACATTGttagtaaataaattaaagagacagcgttaaaaattaaaaagataagTGAGATAAGTTCTAAAATGAAAAAGACGATGATAAGGAAAATGTTGATAAAAAATTCTGCAGAAAATCAATAATCCTGCAGCACTTTTCTATTTCTCTcagcaaaatttttattttcgatacATTTACCTATTTGTCATTTACATACTGTTGAGACATATATCTCCTCTTGATCTTTAAAGTCATTTAAACGAGTTCTCTTTAGCTCTTTTGGAATGCTGTAGTTGATAAGATCTTCTGGGCGTCATCGTaacttatattaatataatattgtaCCTGGCagacaaataaaatatttcggaGTGGATGTGTATCATCTGCAACCTGCCCTACCTGACGGACCAACTCTCGTTCCTACGAGAGACGACCGAGGCTTTGGTTGCTCTCTTAATTATTTGTTACCGACCATCTGATACTACGGACTTTATGGTGGTGGTGTGTGAATATGACAACTACCATTAAAATGAAAACTTAATGATAGCGTATTTATCGTTATGTTCTTTTCTGCTTCACTAGCACAAAAATAAAGGGGGTCATTAAAGCTAGTCGTACCTATACGATTGTTTTCAGGACAGGATTTGATTCATCTTTTTTgaaattctttacattctttcAAATTAGCGAACGATACGAATTATTATTGGTATTAgtattagaattattattattagttttactAATTATAAGGTTTTACTAATTATAGGTTGCTGAGAAATGCACCCTCTCACCCCCCGTATCATCCCtttatttttccccattttttattttatatttggattCTCCTTTTTGTattgatttcaaaaataataagaaaaaccgCACTAATTGGACATTTATTTTAATCGATGAATAGTCAATGATAAGTTGTTATAACTTGTAACAGACTATTTTGACACGTGTGCAATTTGATCGCTAAAATGGTTTACACTTTGCAAGAAAGAATCGACATTGTAGGTTTATACTACAAAACTAATAATTGTGCAAGAGCTGCTGCtagaatttttaatgaaacacaccACAAGAGACATGCAACTCATAAGGATGTGATTGAACTGATGCAGAAATTTAGAGCAATAGGGTCAGTttgcaataaaaaacataatcGACAGGGACTTGTAAATAACGAAGCAATCCAAGTAGCCATTTTAGGACGAGTTAGCTTAGAGTCTGAGCAATCACAGTCACTGTCAACAATAAGCAGAGCAATCGGTGTTTCATCTCCTACAGCCTTCCGAGTCCTCCATAAATTTAAGTTTCatccatataaaattaaattagtacaAGAGTTAAATAAGGAAGATTTTGATCGTCGTCTCGAATTTTGCGAATTAATGACAAAATGCATCATTAACAATCCACAATTGTTAAACAATATTTGCTTTTCGGATGAATGCTCATTTTTATTAAATGGTTTGCCGATACTGGGCTGAGAGTGATCCACATATTGTACGTGAATTTTACACACAGCATCCTCAAAAGTTAAACGTATGGTATGGGATCACCTAAGGTGATCACATTCTTCTTTATCACTGAACACTTAAACGGTGCATCGTATCTTAAATTAAAGTGGTTGATCGTATTGGAACAATAGTAGAAAATGATGATAACCTTTCCGAAAATTTGGTTGTATTTCAACATGATGGAGCTCCTCCACACTTTTCTCTAGCCGTGCGACAATTTTTAAACGGATCGTTTCCCGCTCGTTGGATAGGTAAAAGAGGACCGATGATGAATTGGCCACTTAGGTCCCCGGATTTAACACCCTTATACTtttttttatggggatatttaaaaacaaaaatttatgctaCTCAACCAGAATCTCTAgatgatttacgacaaagaatagaGGATGAATGTCAGAGAGGaatttcaaaatatattgtaCCATTGTATGGAAGTAACTGGCCGTCATTTTGaacaattattgtaaaaatttttggTAGTGAAATGTTCATTctaaatgtttgtaataaaattgttaaaaaatcatttttttttaatccagttttcttgcttttatatttatttttctcataAACTAATTACTTCAAGCATCATGTGTTACACATTTCTAAAATCAGTACAAAGAGGAGAAtccaaatattaaataaaaaaagggggaagtaattaaaaaaaaatgaagggATGATACGGGGGTGAAAGGGTGCATTTTCCAGCAACCTTAAATATGATATAATGTCTCCCccttaaaatattaattgaatttttttgcgcttttcctaaaaattagaaGTAATCAAATGTCTTTATGTTTCTTTTCAAGAGCTACAAGAAAAAGTACCCGATAAAGTGGAAAcaaaataatgtaaaaataacTCACCAGATAAATCTAGATTGGTTAATTGAAACTGCTGAAACTTAGTGGTTCCCAATTGGTGGTCCAGGGGAATTATGAGGAGCCAGGGAGAAAAACGATATAAGtccattttgcaatttttttttggagagcgaaaacaaagtttttctctataaactaaatctttaaaattaataatatatatcgCGCAAACTTAAAGTTATATCAAATTTTAGATTGTTaactataattttgtttatatacctaaaaaaaatattttcgtgtAAGACAGATTCGGCCTCCCCTCTTCACTACCACTGGCACTGGAACTAGATGGGACCCTACTTTGACTTTATGCCGTTAAAATGCCTCGCTGTATGGCCAATAACATTGAAGATACATTGCTGGTCAGAGTTAGCATGAGCGACATCTTTGCTCTTCAATTGGACGAAAGCACCGACATATTAAAAAAAGGAGTAATGTTGTGTTTTGTTCGATTTTTGTGGAAGGACcagatattagaagattttcttttttcatacGAACTACTTCACACAACAGCAGCAGATATTTTTACTGCATTgaatgattttttcaataaacatGACGTCACATGGACAAAATGTGTGAGCTTGTCTACGGATGGAGCAAAATCAATGGCTGGCCACAAAGCAGGACTTCAAGCTCGTGTGAAAGCAGTAGCTCCTGAGGTGACATGGACACACTGTTGTATTCATCGTGAAGCCTTGGTAGCTAAAACATTGCCTGAACCTTTGCATAAGATACTTAACGAAGTAGTTCAAATCGTTAACTATATTAAAACTCGACCTCTGCAATCCAGATTATTttctttgttgtgcaaagagaTTGGCAGTGAGCATGAACACCTTCTTATTCATACGGAAGTAAGGTGGCTCTTTCGAGGGAGGATATTAACAAGATTTTTTGAACTTAGAGATGAAGTTCGTGTTTTTCTTCTTGACACAAAGTACGCAGATGTTCTCACTGACTTTTCTTGGCTTTGCTCTCAACTGCCTACTTAGCTGACGTGTTTGAACACTTGAATGTATTAAACTTAAGTTGGCAAGGGAAAAATGTAGGTATGTTCAAAGTAGAAGATCAGTGCTATGGTAAAAAAGTGCCAGCTGTGGGCGGCAAGGATTGAAAACGAGTCGTTTACTAACTTTCCTAATTTGAAACAGTTCTTGGAGTCTGCAGAGCAGAGTTTACCTGACCCGATAAAGATCAACGCAGCCGAGCACCTACGCAGCCTAGCCACGACTTTTAGGATATACTTCCCTGAACCTGACTCTGACGATGGTTCGATTCGAAATCCTTTTAGCTGTCAAGCAATTGAACAAATCCAAGGCCTCACAGAAGAATAACAAGATAAGCTTGTGGATTTGTCGAGTTCTGGTACGATGAAGGACATTTTTAATGGCGAGAAAATAGCAGATTTCTGGGCAACAGCACGTAAGGATTACAAAGAACTTGGAGATAAGGCCGTGAAAAATCCTTCCGTTTGCAACAACCTATCGGTGTGAGCAAGCTTTTTCTTCCATATGATTCATGAAACAAATATAGGACATATAACATGACATGCGGTCGGATTTCAGAGTGAAAGTTTCAAGTTTGGAACCTAACATTACAGAAATAATGGATTCTAAGGTTAAATTCAACGTATCTCATTAATTGAGGAGTGAACATTAAAACTAATAATGTACTTGTGTAGGTACTCTGTATTTTCACAAATAAATCCTAACTTGCATTAGCTTGATTTATGTTTTCACATATTTAGGCTCTTTTCAGGTAACTTTAGGTTTGTTTAGGTCTTTAGGAAATAGTGGGGGTCCTCGTTATTGTAGTACCTTGATGAAGGGGTCCTTGGAAAAATTTAGTTGGGAACCCCTGACAGCTAACTTAACTAACTTCATTAAAATTCAGTTCTAAAATGTTAAGAAAAACACTAAGAGGAAAACTGCTAAGACGAAAATGAATGTTTCTCCGACTacctattacaaattaatggtcagaaagatttaaatttgtaccaaggtcgttataaataaattatcgataacaactaaaagaaaatttAGAAAGGATTTAAATAATTCGAAAAGTATTTTCTCAGTTTACAGAAGCCCCAAAATAATGTAACAAGGATATGGAAAAACCAGAAAGAAAGCAACCAATGTGATGTACTTGTGGTGCTatgaataaattataaaaaaatattatagttataaattttacttagattCTGAATTTCTAATCTTTTATTTAAAGTATGATCATTTTGCTTATAGATATCATTTCTAAAAAGGTTCTTTTGAACTTATTACCCTGCACATTgcttaaaattttaatgttatcaaaatccataacaTGTTCTTTGTTGTCAATCACATGCTCTGCCAAAGTACAAGAGGGTTTCTTGATTCTACAATCACttttatgagaaataatacgatTAGACAAATTCTCCCCAGTTTCATTAATATAgacagcctcacactgagtacaattGATGCTGTACATTACCTTAGTTTTATCTAACAAATATCTATTCGATATTTGGTCTTAATACATAGATGCAATGCTTTTGATGtattttgttgctatttttacattgtcaataacctttaatATTTGTGTTAACTTAGGTGTTAATTATGGTACGTAGGACAGTggtaatagatgttctgattatCAGAAGCAATGTTCTCACAAAAAATGGTGTCAGAATATTCTCAAtcaaaatattttctaataataGATCTTCCTATAGGTAGTCTCAATGAGATAGCCGTATGACActttcttttaatcctgttataaggtaaAGTTTCAAGCAGTGTAAAGCAAATATTTTcaaacaattgtaagttttttttaacaaCAAATTATCTGAGACGAGGCTGTCGATGTCTTTTTGAAAGGCCACCAGAATTGGAGAGTTTTAAGCTGCATTTGATTGTCAATATTTTATTTCGATAAGAGATCATTTCTTTGGGCAAAGATCGACCCAGGAGAAGAGTACTAGAACTAGGAGAAGCAGAATTTTAAGAAGAGGAAGCCCTGTCAATTTGcagattaaattttaatttaaaaatttcagtttaaatttaaaaaagacagTCAGAGGGAGATAGAGGTGTTTTGAAAAGTTATCGGTTTATGAATAGAAACAGGTTTTCTTATTTGGTTCCTAAAATTGAAGAATTTGTTAGAAACATagaatttgtatgtttttgtatttttacaatttagatgtCATAATTTAGATCTGTTagaaaattttattcattttatatagcaggtatataaattttgtattgataAAGTGTATTGacctttttttattatgtattttacaTTTGATATCTTTTTTGATCTTATTTGGGATACAATATATTGATGAAatttacatttgatatttatcACTTTCGGGCTAGTCCGATTCTGGCTATTTTTAATTGAATTATAGCGCGGATGGCATAAGAAATATTCGTGATATATATAAAATTCGTATAATCTTCTTGTCTCGTTATTAAGATCACAACAACGTTAAGATTTTATCGATGCACTGAAACCAGATAGTTATTGATATCTAAGAACGGACCGTTTGAATATCCAAGAATTTTTCTTTTTCAGGAATATTAGTTTCATTCCATTCGAATAATTAGTACGTGAGTTATTGGTATGTTtagatttgttattttttatacgATACAAAGTTAACTTTGTAGATTCTCAACGCTTTATCGTTATAATTTTATCAAACCAATCGTACTCTTTATGCCACCTTCACGTTAATATTGTTAGGTGTTGTCGAAGTTATTTTGTGTATACAGTGTGTTTATAAAGTCTTATAAAGATTTTGGatcgaaattaaaataaaagtcacTACGATCCTAGAGTTTTGTGTGGTCATTCTGTACGTCTGTGGAATATTGCAAATAGCACTGCAACATATGTAGTACAATTGATGACGAATTCGATAAAACAGTTATAGAAACCTGAGCCGTCTTAATCTTTGAATTTAGCAAGTACCAAATAGCAAATATTTAGTTATGGATTCTGCTTCGCCAGACATTTCCCTCTTTTAAACCTCTCTATATTTTCCTAAGTACCTTTCGCTCCATTCCATAAAATTCCCACTCCATCGGATAAATATTAAGtatccagttctctttctctaaCTGATGTATTTTTTCGAATGTTTGTGACTCTGAATATTCTAGCATTTTAGTTAGACTTCCAGCATTCTTACTACCCTTAGCCAGtctttttatgatttattttagGGAAATGTGTACTAAAATGACATACTTTTTATTTGAGACATTTTTTTGTAGATACCATTCGAAATATTAAACTGAAAAAAATGTAACACATTCTTCATCTCtataaaaaacttattaaaaaattattttttaaaaaaccttaCACTATATCATTTTACAAACATCTACCATGAAAAGTGACAGAGTCATGGGGTTGAAAAATGACATATTCGCTGCCCCGGTGGAACAATGACGCAGCTACAAAAGTGTAACTTTTCAGGAgagccaaaaatataaaattattttacttaatacCTCATGCAATGAAGCATAATGAAGTTACTGGATTAGTATTGCAGTTATACTTAGCCACCGTGATATACTGTAACTCTACTGCACATTCGAAAtgaattcttaatttttcatccctaAATCTTCCTTATTATTTTCGGCTGCAACCAGATCTTTTTCAGTTTCTGTTTGTGTAGTGGAACTTAGCTTACTTAAAATGTTCCTTTTAAAGCGATGAACATTCTTATGTATTTTACTTTCTTGCTTCTGTTTGAGTTATTCTAAATTAGGATTTTCTAGACTTTCTTTTTATACTTTCACTCGCTACAGTCACTGAAGAAATTTCGTGCAGTGTAATTCTTTTTTTTAAGGTATATTTTCTTTCGTATTATTTTTTTTCTGATTACCTTTGGTCTCATTTTCtttattgtgaatttatcttGTTTTTGTTGCGTCgttttttccataacactagttcCTTCTACTTCTTTCTTCTGGTTCAAAAAGCTCTTCTAGGAAAATTCTTAAGTTGAGTGGGTAAATGCCCGGTTTCAAAAAGCCACTTGTAACCTTTTTTATTGTTGCTGCTTTTTTGTAAGCAGAATTGAAAAGTTCGCCGATTTAATAATGTGTGATTACCCGTCCTGGATGGTTTTTTAATCATAGTGCACATTCCTGGTTATAAAATGTTTTCAGGAAACCAAAGAAGGAAACATCAAGCGGCTGGATACGATGTGTGCAATAAGCAGGGAAGCATAAATAACTATTCCATTTTTTTGGCAAATGTCAATGTTTTCAGTGATTTATGGCTGGTGTGTCCATAGGAGCTAGGAGGTAAACCATCTAGAAGTTCCTCTTTTCTATTTTTCCCAGGGAAAATCAAAGCTGGCGGTACAAAAATaactattgttgtgaatttattaaaaggttcaatatttataacacttacggatttaatttatttctttatttatattaacttatctgacaataatttatatattatatccgtacgtaacaaattcgcgagcgcgggttcagaattaactgttccttccaaataaaatgtcctttatatatgccattgcctttacgctagaatcatcgaacagccttctcgattagcggcgaaattataacggtaaggcaaacgggtatttttacatcggctcgaccgtttctggaaggtccattcaggtaaatttctgccggctaatagaatactctcgtaaaatctaaaaacagaacacattagtcataatatttacggttattttaggccaggataattatcgtaacattgcccccctcttaaaagatggttcctcctggaaccttgtcgggactgaaaccggaactgtatgctggta from Diabrotica undecimpunctata isolate CICGRU chromosome 4, icDiaUnde3, whole genome shotgun sequence encodes:
- the LOC140438592 gene encoding zinc finger BED domain-containing protein 5-like translates to MPRCMANNIEDTLLVRVSMSDIFALQLDESTDILKKGVMLCFVRFLWKDQILEDFLFSYELLHTTAADIFTALNDFFNKHDVTWTKCVSLSTDGAKSMAGHKAGLQARVKAVAPEVTWTHCCIHREALVAKTLPEPLHKILNEVVQIVNYIKTRPLQSRLFSLLCKEIGSEHEHLLIHTEFLESAEQSLPDPIKINAAEHLRSLATTFRIYFPEPDSDDGSIRNPFSCQAIEQIQGLTEE